GGAAGAAGAAGCTGCAAGACTTAAGGCTGCCGCTTCACAACCTCAGGCGAGTGCTCCTGCGGCGTCACAGCCACAGCAGACACCACCTGCGGCTCCACAGACTCCAGGTTCAACTCCGGGAACCCCACAGGTAGGAACTTACAATAACGGTTCTTATCCTTCGGGAACTCAGCATACACCTTAAACCTGCATCCTCAAGACTTTACTGCTGAAAGAACTGGTATGAGCTTTTTCATAACCGGCCTGTTTTGAATGTACCGAAACAGACCGGTTTTTTTATTGCTTCTGCTTCCGTTCGTTCGCATCGAGCATTGCCAGAAAACCTGCTAGTCCTCTCCTGGCATATCGAGCCCTCTCCAATGGAAATCCCCCACTAATACCGACTTCGAATCGTCAATAATGAATGGTTGTTCCGTACATTACTTTATTTTACAACTCTTGCATCCCGTTTTTCGCCGGATAAACCGATTTAACACAATAATTGGAATAATCCGCATTTTTTACCAAAGTCTCCTGATCTGATTGTCGATAAAACGAACTAGAGGAAATTAAAGGTGGTATTTATAATCCCCTCTCTCTCCTCTCCTCGAGTTACATTTCAGCACTTTAACCCCTTCGATATCGGTTAGATGCCTTTCATTCAATGGTTTGAATTAAGGGATCGTTGCCTGGGATCAATACCAGCACAAATATGGCACGACCATATCATGGAGAAAAAAATGCGTAAGTTCCTATTGGCCAGCATGTTAATTGCAGTTTCTCTCACTCAGGTCGGATGTGTGGTTCCTATCTACTCATCCTCACGAGATGATCGTGCTCGTCAATTAATTTTCCAATCAGAAAGTATGCGACATATTCCAAAGATCTGGGAACGGATCTGGGGGCTAGATATGCCCGATGTGGCAACACCTTATCGAACTCACGGTGGCGTGATTTAATTCACCCTTCTGGTCAAACGCATGTCACTACCGCTCTGTTCAAGCTGGTTCCGTATCGATTGAACAATCGTAATCCCATACATAATACACAGCTGCCGAAAATTTGTTTTCGGCAGCTGTTCTGCATTTAAGGATTGTGTTTTCCGAGGCACACTTACTGGTCCTCCCACTGTGAGAACGCTAAGATGAGCTTTTATGGATCTTCTGATCCCTTCACAGTGCAATGATTCATCAACCGACCTCAGAACATGGCGGGTGGCAGGGCACTTTCTTCAATATCCAAAATCACGATCATGCAGTCCATGACTGCACCCCGGATAGTTATTCGATGAACGCCCCAACACAAACGGATCTATTATCAGTTACGCTGAACCGTCTTACTCTCAAGAACCCGATTCTGGTCGCGTCGGGAACATTTGGTTACGCACGCGAAATGCAGCCCTTTCTCGACTTTTCCAAGTTGGGTGGCATTATCCCGAAAACAATCACCACGGAACCACGGATCGGAAATCCACCACCACGCACGATTGAAACCAGCGCCGGTCTCTTGAATTCGATTGGTCTGGATAATGACGGTATCGATCTGTTTCTGGAAAAGCATCTGAACTACCTGGCTTCGCTGGAGACGGCTTTGATTGTCAACATCGCTGGACGCAGCATTGACGAAATGGCCGTCATGGCTTCCCGACTGGATGCCTTCGGAGATCAGATTGCCGCACTGGAATTAAACATCTCCTGCCCGAATGTCAGCGGTGGCGTCGATTATGGCACGCAACCCGAGCTGACAGAAAAGATGCTTAAACAGGTCACGGAAAGCTGCCAACTACCAATCATTGCCAAACTGACGCCGAATGTCACCAGCGTCGTGGATATCGCACAAGCGGCCGCTGCAGGAGGAGCCGATGCTGTCTCGTTGATCAATACGGTACAAGGAACCGCCATCGACTGGCGTCGCAGAAAACCCATTCTAGGGGGAATTTTTGGCGGTCTCAGTGGTCCAGCGATTAAGCCTGTTGCCTTACGAGTGGTCTGCCAGGTGGCGC
This genomic interval from Gimesia alba contains the following:
- a CDS encoding dihydroorotate dehydrogenase codes for the protein MNAPTQTDLLSVTLNRLTLKNPILVASGTFGYAREMQPFLDFSKLGGIIPKTITTEPRIGNPPPRTIETSAGLLNSIGLDNDGIDLFLEKHLNYLASLETALIVNIAGRSIDEMAVMASRLDAFGDQIAALELNISCPNVSGGVDYGTQPELTEKMLKQVTESCQLPIIAKLTPNVTSVVDIAQAAAAGGADAVSLINTVQGTAIDWRRRKPILGGIFGGLSGPAIKPVALRVVCQVARAVEIPIIGVGGISNIDDVMEFIVAGASAVQIGTANFYNPGLATQLVGELEQVVLEEKCAHVSELVGSLVYPER